In Scatophagus argus isolate fScaArg1 chromosome 7, fScaArg1.pri, whole genome shotgun sequence, a genomic segment contains:
- the ndrg4 gene encoding protein NDRG4 isoform X2, whose amino-acid sequence MGPGLFWNFPPKAGCTVPQSLLQTMLLSRMAAMKEQQFTEEKPLLPEQRGVDSDMQDKGEEATGALPCPASPAPLNQPPPPSRPTHRWHVIARHWLRQTRRRTSGVLPESCEQLMPAGDWKEHDIETPYGMLHVVIRGAPKGNKPAILTYHDVGLNHKLCFNTFFNNEDMQEITKHFVVCHVDAPGQQIGASQLPQGYQYPTMDQLAGMLPTVVQHFGFKSIVGIGVGAGAYILAKFALIFPDLVEGLVLLNIDPNGKGWIDWAATKLSGLTSALPDTVLPHLFSQEELMNNTELVQSYRQQINNTINQFNLQLFWNMYNSRRDLEMNRSGTVLNAKTLKCPVMLVVGDNAPAEEGVVECNSKLDPTNTTFLKMADSGGLPQLTQPGKLTEAFKYFLQGMGYMPSASMTRLARSRTASLTSASSMDGSRSRACTHSDSTEGVGTVTHTMEVSC is encoded by the exons GTTGCTGTCCAGGATGGCGGCGATGAAGGAGCAGCAGTTCACTGAGGAGAAGCCCCTGCTGCCAGAGCAGCGAGGAGTGGACTCAGACATG CAGGATAAAGGAGAGGAGGCAACGGGGGCGTTACCGTGCCCCGCCAGTCCCGCGCCCCTTAAccaaccccctccccccagcCGCCCCACTCACCGCTGGCATGTCATCGCACGGCACTGGCTCCGCCAGACCCGCCGTCGGACCAGCGGGGTCCTCCCG gaGAGCTGTGAACAGCTGATGCCGGCAGGGGACTGGAAG gAACACGATATTGAGACCCCTTACGGGATGCTGCATGTGGTGATCCGCGGGGCACCGAAAGGAAACAAGCCTGCCATCCTCACTTATCACGATGTGGGACTGAATC ACAAGCTGTGCTTCAACACATTCTTCAATAATGAGGATATGCAGGAGATCACCAAGCACTTTGTTGTTTGCCACGTCGATGCCCCGGGACAGCAGATTGGAGCGTCACAGTTGCCACAGGG GTACCAGTACCCTACTATGGACCAGTTGGCTGGGATGCTGCCCACTGTGGTGCAGCACTTTGG ATTCAAGAGCATCGTTGGGATTGGAGTTGGAGCTGGAGCTTACATTTTGGCCAAGTTTGCT TTGATCTTCCCTGACCTGGTGGAGGGTTTGGTCCTGCTCAACATTGACCCCAATGGCAAAGGCTGGATTGACTGGGCTGCCACCAAA CTGTCAGGTCTGACCAGCGCTCTGCCAGATACTGTGCTGCCACATCTTTTTAGCCAG gaggagctgatgaACAACACAGAGCTGGTGCAGAGCTACCGGCAGCAGATCAACAACACCATCAACCAGTTTAACCTGCAGCTTTTCTGGAACATGTACAACAG TCGGAGGGACCTGGAGATGAATCGTAGTGGAACCGTGCTCAACGCCAAGACCCTAAA GTGTCCTGTGATGCTGGTAGTGGGAGACAACGCTCCTGCTGAGGAGGGAGTG gtCGAATGCAACTCCAAACTGGACCCAACCAACACCACCTTCCTAAAG ATGGCTGACTCTGGTGGACTTCCTCAGCTCACACAG CCTGGCAAACTGACTGAAGCCTTCAAGTATTTTCTGCAGGGAATGGGCTACA tGCCCTCCGCCAGTATGACCCGTTTGGCTCGCTCCAGGACAGCCTCCCTGACCAGCGCTAGCTCCATGGACGGGTCCCGCTCTCGGGCCTGCACCCATTCCGACAGCACCGAGGGAGTCGGTACGGTCACCCACACCATGGAGGTGTCCTGCTAA
- the ndrg4 gene encoding protein NDRG4 isoform X4, giving the protein MGPGLFWNFPPKAGCTVPQSLLQTMLLSRMAAMKEQQFTEEKPLLPEQRGVDSDMESCEQLMPAGDWKEHDIETPYGMLHVVIRGAPKGNKPAILTYHDVGLNHKLCFNTFFNNEDMQEITKHFVVCHVDAPGQQIGASQLPQGYQYPTMDQLAGMLPTVVQHFGFKSIVGIGVGAGAYILAKFALIFPDLVEGLVLLNIDPNGKGWIDWAATKLSGLTSALPDTVLPHLFSQEELMNNTELVQSYRQQINNTINQFNLQLFWNMYNSRRDLEMNRSGTVLNAKTLKCPVMLVVGDNAPAEEGVVECNSKLDPTNTTFLKMADSGGLPQLTQPGKLTEAFKYFLQGMGYIAYVKDRRLSGGPVPSASMTRLARSRTASLTSASSMDGSRSRACTHSDSTEGVGTVTHTMEVSC; this is encoded by the exons GTTGCTGTCCAGGATGGCGGCGATGAAGGAGCAGCAGTTCACTGAGGAGAAGCCCCTGCTGCCAGAGCAGCGAGGAGTGGACTCAGACATG gaGAGCTGTGAACAGCTGATGCCGGCAGGGGACTGGAAG gAACACGATATTGAGACCCCTTACGGGATGCTGCATGTGGTGATCCGCGGGGCACCGAAAGGAAACAAGCCTGCCATCCTCACTTATCACGATGTGGGACTGAATC ACAAGCTGTGCTTCAACACATTCTTCAATAATGAGGATATGCAGGAGATCACCAAGCACTTTGTTGTTTGCCACGTCGATGCCCCGGGACAGCAGATTGGAGCGTCACAGTTGCCACAGGG GTACCAGTACCCTACTATGGACCAGTTGGCTGGGATGCTGCCCACTGTGGTGCAGCACTTTGG ATTCAAGAGCATCGTTGGGATTGGAGTTGGAGCTGGAGCTTACATTTTGGCCAAGTTTGCT TTGATCTTCCCTGACCTGGTGGAGGGTTTGGTCCTGCTCAACATTGACCCCAATGGCAAAGGCTGGATTGACTGGGCTGCCACCAAA CTGTCAGGTCTGACCAGCGCTCTGCCAGATACTGTGCTGCCACATCTTTTTAGCCAG gaggagctgatgaACAACACAGAGCTGGTGCAGAGCTACCGGCAGCAGATCAACAACACCATCAACCAGTTTAACCTGCAGCTTTTCTGGAACATGTACAACAG TCGGAGGGACCTGGAGATGAATCGTAGTGGAACCGTGCTCAACGCCAAGACCCTAAA GTGTCCTGTGATGCTGGTAGTGGGAGACAACGCTCCTGCTGAGGAGGGAGTG gtCGAATGCAACTCCAAACTGGACCCAACCAACACCACCTTCCTAAAG ATGGCTGACTCTGGTGGACTTCCTCAGCTCACACAG CCTGGCAAACTGACTGAAGCCTTCAAGTATTTTCTGCAGGGAATGGGCTACA TCGCTTATGTCAAGGATCGGAGGTTGAGTGGAGGGCCAG tGCCCTCCGCCAGTATGACCCGTTTGGCTCGCTCCAGGACAGCCTCCCTGACCAGCGCTAGCTCCATGGACGGGTCCCGCTCTCGGGCCTGCACCCATTCCGACAGCACCGAGGGAGTCGGTACGGTCACCCACACCATGGAGGTGTCCTGCTAA
- the ndrg4 gene encoding protein NDRG4 isoform X3, whose protein sequence is MAAMKEQQFTEEKPLLPEQRGVDSDMQDKGEEATGALPCPASPAPLNQPPPPSRPTHRWHVIARHWLRQTRRRTSGVLPESCEQLMPAGDWKEHDIETPYGMLHVVIRGAPKGNKPAILTYHDVGLNHKLCFNTFFNNEDMQEITKHFVVCHVDAPGQQIGASQLPQGYQYPTMDQLAGMLPTVVQHFGFKSIVGIGVGAGAYILAKFALIFPDLVEGLVLLNIDPNGKGWIDWAATKLSGLTSALPDTVLPHLFSQEELMNNTELVQSYRQQINNTINQFNLQLFWNMYNSRRDLEMNRSGTVLNAKTLKCPVMLVVGDNAPAEEGVVECNSKLDPTNTTFLKMADSGGLPQLTQPGKLTEAFKYFLQGMGYIAYVKDRRLSGGPVPSASMTRLARSRTASLTSASSMDGSRSRACTHSDSTEGVGTVTHTMEVSC, encoded by the exons ATGGCGGCGATGAAGGAGCAGCAGTTCACTGAGGAGAAGCCCCTGCTGCCAGAGCAGCGAGGAGTGGACTCAGACATG CAGGATAAAGGAGAGGAGGCAACGGGGGCGTTACCGTGCCCCGCCAGTCCCGCGCCCCTTAAccaaccccctccccccagcCGCCCCACTCACCGCTGGCATGTCATCGCACGGCACTGGCTCCGCCAGACCCGCCGTCGGACCAGCGGGGTCCTCCCG gaGAGCTGTGAACAGCTGATGCCGGCAGGGGACTGGAAG gAACACGATATTGAGACCCCTTACGGGATGCTGCATGTGGTGATCCGCGGGGCACCGAAAGGAAACAAGCCTGCCATCCTCACTTATCACGATGTGGGACTGAATC ACAAGCTGTGCTTCAACACATTCTTCAATAATGAGGATATGCAGGAGATCACCAAGCACTTTGTTGTTTGCCACGTCGATGCCCCGGGACAGCAGATTGGAGCGTCACAGTTGCCACAGGG GTACCAGTACCCTACTATGGACCAGTTGGCTGGGATGCTGCCCACTGTGGTGCAGCACTTTGG ATTCAAGAGCATCGTTGGGATTGGAGTTGGAGCTGGAGCTTACATTTTGGCCAAGTTTGCT TTGATCTTCCCTGACCTGGTGGAGGGTTTGGTCCTGCTCAACATTGACCCCAATGGCAAAGGCTGGATTGACTGGGCTGCCACCAAA CTGTCAGGTCTGACCAGCGCTCTGCCAGATACTGTGCTGCCACATCTTTTTAGCCAG gaggagctgatgaACAACACAGAGCTGGTGCAGAGCTACCGGCAGCAGATCAACAACACCATCAACCAGTTTAACCTGCAGCTTTTCTGGAACATGTACAACAG TCGGAGGGACCTGGAGATGAATCGTAGTGGAACCGTGCTCAACGCCAAGACCCTAAA GTGTCCTGTGATGCTGGTAGTGGGAGACAACGCTCCTGCTGAGGAGGGAGTG gtCGAATGCAACTCCAAACTGGACCCAACCAACACCACCTTCCTAAAG ATGGCTGACTCTGGTGGACTTCCTCAGCTCACACAG CCTGGCAAACTGACTGAAGCCTTCAAGTATTTTCTGCAGGGAATGGGCTACA TCGCTTATGTCAAGGATCGGAGGTTGAGTGGAGGGCCAG tGCCCTCCGCCAGTATGACCCGTTTGGCTCGCTCCAGGACAGCCTCCCTGACCAGCGCTAGCTCCATGGACGGGTCCCGCTCTCGGGCCTGCACCCATTCCGACAGCACCGAGGGAGTCGGTACGGTCACCCACACCATGGAGGTGTCCTGCTAA
- the ndrg4 gene encoding protein NDRG4 isoform X6, with product MPECWDGEHDIETPYGMLHVVIRGAPKGNKPAILTYHDVGLNHKLCFNTFFNNEDMQEITKHFVVCHVDAPGQQIGASQLPQGYQYPTMDQLAGMLPTVVQHFGFKSIVGIGVGAGAYILAKFALIFPDLVEGLVLLNIDPNGKGWIDWAATKLSGLTSALPDTVLPHLFSQEELMNNTELVQSYRQQINNTINQFNLQLFWNMYNSRRDLEMNRSGTVLNAKTLKCPVMLVVGDNAPAEEGVVECNSKLDPTNTTFLKMADSGGLPQLTQPGKLTEAFKYFLQGMGYIAYVKDRRLSGGPVPSASMTRLARSRTASLTSASSMDGSRSRACTHSDSTEGVGTVTHTMEVSC from the exons ATGCCTGAGTGCTGGGACGGG gAACACGATATTGAGACCCCTTACGGGATGCTGCATGTGGTGATCCGCGGGGCACCGAAAGGAAACAAGCCTGCCATCCTCACTTATCACGATGTGGGACTGAATC ACAAGCTGTGCTTCAACACATTCTTCAATAATGAGGATATGCAGGAGATCACCAAGCACTTTGTTGTTTGCCACGTCGATGCCCCGGGACAGCAGATTGGAGCGTCACAGTTGCCACAGGG GTACCAGTACCCTACTATGGACCAGTTGGCTGGGATGCTGCCCACTGTGGTGCAGCACTTTGG ATTCAAGAGCATCGTTGGGATTGGAGTTGGAGCTGGAGCTTACATTTTGGCCAAGTTTGCT TTGATCTTCCCTGACCTGGTGGAGGGTTTGGTCCTGCTCAACATTGACCCCAATGGCAAAGGCTGGATTGACTGGGCTGCCACCAAA CTGTCAGGTCTGACCAGCGCTCTGCCAGATACTGTGCTGCCACATCTTTTTAGCCAG gaggagctgatgaACAACACAGAGCTGGTGCAGAGCTACCGGCAGCAGATCAACAACACCATCAACCAGTTTAACCTGCAGCTTTTCTGGAACATGTACAACAG TCGGAGGGACCTGGAGATGAATCGTAGTGGAACCGTGCTCAACGCCAAGACCCTAAA GTGTCCTGTGATGCTGGTAGTGGGAGACAACGCTCCTGCTGAGGAGGGAGTG gtCGAATGCAACTCCAAACTGGACCCAACCAACACCACCTTCCTAAAG ATGGCTGACTCTGGTGGACTTCCTCAGCTCACACAG CCTGGCAAACTGACTGAAGCCTTCAAGTATTTTCTGCAGGGAATGGGCTACA TCGCTTATGTCAAGGATCGGAGGTTGAGTGGAGGGCCAG tGCCCTCCGCCAGTATGACCCGTTTGGCTCGCTCCAGGACAGCCTCCCTGACCAGCGCTAGCTCCATGGACGGGTCCCGCTCTCGGGCCTGCACCCATTCCGACAGCACCGAGGGAGTCGGTACGGTCACCCACACCATGGAGGTGTCCTGCTAA
- the ndrg4 gene encoding protein NDRG4 isoform X5, protein MAAMKEQQFTEEKPLLPEQRGVDSDMESCEQLMPAGDWKEHDIETPYGMLHVVIRGAPKGNKPAILTYHDVGLNHKLCFNTFFNNEDMQEITKHFVVCHVDAPGQQIGASQLPQGYQYPTMDQLAGMLPTVVQHFGFKSIVGIGVGAGAYILAKFALIFPDLVEGLVLLNIDPNGKGWIDWAATKLSGLTSALPDTVLPHLFSQEELMNNTELVQSYRQQINNTINQFNLQLFWNMYNSRRDLEMNRSGTVLNAKTLKCPVMLVVGDNAPAEEGVVECNSKLDPTNTTFLKMADSGGLPQLTQPGKLTEAFKYFLQGMGYIAYVKDRRLSGGPVPSASMTRLARSRTASLTSASSMDGSRSRACTHSDSTEGVGTVTHTMEVSC, encoded by the exons ATGGCGGCGATGAAGGAGCAGCAGTTCACTGAGGAGAAGCCCCTGCTGCCAGAGCAGCGAGGAGTGGACTCAGACATG gaGAGCTGTGAACAGCTGATGCCGGCAGGGGACTGGAAG gAACACGATATTGAGACCCCTTACGGGATGCTGCATGTGGTGATCCGCGGGGCACCGAAAGGAAACAAGCCTGCCATCCTCACTTATCACGATGTGGGACTGAATC ACAAGCTGTGCTTCAACACATTCTTCAATAATGAGGATATGCAGGAGATCACCAAGCACTTTGTTGTTTGCCACGTCGATGCCCCGGGACAGCAGATTGGAGCGTCACAGTTGCCACAGGG GTACCAGTACCCTACTATGGACCAGTTGGCTGGGATGCTGCCCACTGTGGTGCAGCACTTTGG ATTCAAGAGCATCGTTGGGATTGGAGTTGGAGCTGGAGCTTACATTTTGGCCAAGTTTGCT TTGATCTTCCCTGACCTGGTGGAGGGTTTGGTCCTGCTCAACATTGACCCCAATGGCAAAGGCTGGATTGACTGGGCTGCCACCAAA CTGTCAGGTCTGACCAGCGCTCTGCCAGATACTGTGCTGCCACATCTTTTTAGCCAG gaggagctgatgaACAACACAGAGCTGGTGCAGAGCTACCGGCAGCAGATCAACAACACCATCAACCAGTTTAACCTGCAGCTTTTCTGGAACATGTACAACAG TCGGAGGGACCTGGAGATGAATCGTAGTGGAACCGTGCTCAACGCCAAGACCCTAAA GTGTCCTGTGATGCTGGTAGTGGGAGACAACGCTCCTGCTGAGGAGGGAGTG gtCGAATGCAACTCCAAACTGGACCCAACCAACACCACCTTCCTAAAG ATGGCTGACTCTGGTGGACTTCCTCAGCTCACACAG CCTGGCAAACTGACTGAAGCCTTCAAGTATTTTCTGCAGGGAATGGGCTACA TCGCTTATGTCAAGGATCGGAGGTTGAGTGGAGGGCCAG tGCCCTCCGCCAGTATGACCCGTTTGGCTCGCTCCAGGACAGCCTCCCTGACCAGCGCTAGCTCCATGGACGGGTCCCGCTCTCGGGCCTGCACCCATTCCGACAGCACCGAGGGAGTCGGTACGGTCACCCACACCATGGAGGTGTCCTGCTAA
- the ndrg4 gene encoding protein NDRG4 isoform X7, whose product MPECWDGEHDIETPYGMLHVVIRGAPKGNKPAILTYHDVGLNHKLCFNTFFNNEDMQEITKHFVVCHVDAPGQQIGASQLPQGYQYPTMDQLAGMLPTVVQHFGFKSIVGIGVGAGAYILAKFALIFPDLVEGLVLLNIDPNGKGWIDWAATKLSGLTSALPDTVLPHLFSQEELMNNTELVQSYRQQINNTINQFNLQLFWNMYNSRRDLEMNRSGTVLNAKTLKCPVMLVVGDNAPAEEGVVECNSKLDPTNTTFLKMADSGGLPQLTQPGKLTEAFKYFLQGMGYMPSASMTRLARSRTASLTSASSMDGSRSRACTHSDSTEGVGTVTHTMEVSC is encoded by the exons ATGCCTGAGTGCTGGGACGGG gAACACGATATTGAGACCCCTTACGGGATGCTGCATGTGGTGATCCGCGGGGCACCGAAAGGAAACAAGCCTGCCATCCTCACTTATCACGATGTGGGACTGAATC ACAAGCTGTGCTTCAACACATTCTTCAATAATGAGGATATGCAGGAGATCACCAAGCACTTTGTTGTTTGCCACGTCGATGCCCCGGGACAGCAGATTGGAGCGTCACAGTTGCCACAGGG GTACCAGTACCCTACTATGGACCAGTTGGCTGGGATGCTGCCCACTGTGGTGCAGCACTTTGG ATTCAAGAGCATCGTTGGGATTGGAGTTGGAGCTGGAGCTTACATTTTGGCCAAGTTTGCT TTGATCTTCCCTGACCTGGTGGAGGGTTTGGTCCTGCTCAACATTGACCCCAATGGCAAAGGCTGGATTGACTGGGCTGCCACCAAA CTGTCAGGTCTGACCAGCGCTCTGCCAGATACTGTGCTGCCACATCTTTTTAGCCAG gaggagctgatgaACAACACAGAGCTGGTGCAGAGCTACCGGCAGCAGATCAACAACACCATCAACCAGTTTAACCTGCAGCTTTTCTGGAACATGTACAACAG TCGGAGGGACCTGGAGATGAATCGTAGTGGAACCGTGCTCAACGCCAAGACCCTAAA GTGTCCTGTGATGCTGGTAGTGGGAGACAACGCTCCTGCTGAGGAGGGAGTG gtCGAATGCAACTCCAAACTGGACCCAACCAACACCACCTTCCTAAAG ATGGCTGACTCTGGTGGACTTCCTCAGCTCACACAG CCTGGCAAACTGACTGAAGCCTTCAAGTATTTTCTGCAGGGAATGGGCTACA tGCCCTCCGCCAGTATGACCCGTTTGGCTCGCTCCAGGACAGCCTCCCTGACCAGCGCTAGCTCCATGGACGGGTCCCGCTCTCGGGCCTGCACCCATTCCGACAGCACCGAGGGAGTCGGTACGGTCACCCACACCATGGAGGTGTCCTGCTAA
- the ndrg4 gene encoding protein NDRG4 isoform X1, producing MGPGLFWNFPPKAGCTVPQSLLQTMLLSRMAAMKEQQFTEEKPLLPEQRGVDSDMQDKGEEATGALPCPASPAPLNQPPPPSRPTHRWHVIARHWLRQTRRRTSGVLPESCEQLMPAGDWKEHDIETPYGMLHVVIRGAPKGNKPAILTYHDVGLNHKLCFNTFFNNEDMQEITKHFVVCHVDAPGQQIGASQLPQGYQYPTMDQLAGMLPTVVQHFGFKSIVGIGVGAGAYILAKFALIFPDLVEGLVLLNIDPNGKGWIDWAATKLSGLTSALPDTVLPHLFSQEELMNNTELVQSYRQQINNTINQFNLQLFWNMYNSRRDLEMNRSGTVLNAKTLKCPVMLVVGDNAPAEEGVVECNSKLDPTNTTFLKMADSGGLPQLTQPGKLTEAFKYFLQGMGYIAYVKDRRLSGGPVPSASMTRLARSRTASLTSASSMDGSRSRACTHSDSTEGVGTVTHTMEVSC from the exons GTTGCTGTCCAGGATGGCGGCGATGAAGGAGCAGCAGTTCACTGAGGAGAAGCCCCTGCTGCCAGAGCAGCGAGGAGTGGACTCAGACATG CAGGATAAAGGAGAGGAGGCAACGGGGGCGTTACCGTGCCCCGCCAGTCCCGCGCCCCTTAAccaaccccctccccccagcCGCCCCACTCACCGCTGGCATGTCATCGCACGGCACTGGCTCCGCCAGACCCGCCGTCGGACCAGCGGGGTCCTCCCG gaGAGCTGTGAACAGCTGATGCCGGCAGGGGACTGGAAG gAACACGATATTGAGACCCCTTACGGGATGCTGCATGTGGTGATCCGCGGGGCACCGAAAGGAAACAAGCCTGCCATCCTCACTTATCACGATGTGGGACTGAATC ACAAGCTGTGCTTCAACACATTCTTCAATAATGAGGATATGCAGGAGATCACCAAGCACTTTGTTGTTTGCCACGTCGATGCCCCGGGACAGCAGATTGGAGCGTCACAGTTGCCACAGGG GTACCAGTACCCTACTATGGACCAGTTGGCTGGGATGCTGCCCACTGTGGTGCAGCACTTTGG ATTCAAGAGCATCGTTGGGATTGGAGTTGGAGCTGGAGCTTACATTTTGGCCAAGTTTGCT TTGATCTTCCCTGACCTGGTGGAGGGTTTGGTCCTGCTCAACATTGACCCCAATGGCAAAGGCTGGATTGACTGGGCTGCCACCAAA CTGTCAGGTCTGACCAGCGCTCTGCCAGATACTGTGCTGCCACATCTTTTTAGCCAG gaggagctgatgaACAACACAGAGCTGGTGCAGAGCTACCGGCAGCAGATCAACAACACCATCAACCAGTTTAACCTGCAGCTTTTCTGGAACATGTACAACAG TCGGAGGGACCTGGAGATGAATCGTAGTGGAACCGTGCTCAACGCCAAGACCCTAAA GTGTCCTGTGATGCTGGTAGTGGGAGACAACGCTCCTGCTGAGGAGGGAGTG gtCGAATGCAACTCCAAACTGGACCCAACCAACACCACCTTCCTAAAG ATGGCTGACTCTGGTGGACTTCCTCAGCTCACACAG CCTGGCAAACTGACTGAAGCCTTCAAGTATTTTCTGCAGGGAATGGGCTACA TCGCTTATGTCAAGGATCGGAGGTTGAGTGGAGGGCCAG tGCCCTCCGCCAGTATGACCCGTTTGGCTCGCTCCAGGACAGCCTCCCTGACCAGCGCTAGCTCCATGGACGGGTCCCGCTCTCGGGCCTGCACCCATTCCGACAGCACCGAGGGAGTCGGTACGGTCACCCACACCATGGAGGTGTCCTGCTAA